The window TGGGTAAAGTGAAGTTTTGCTGGGAGCTCCTGCACCACTCTGCCAGGTTGTTTTGGTCTTGATGACAACAGAAAGAAGATTGAGTGAGTCTGTGTTCTTGTGGCATTCTCTACAAGGTGCATTGCTATTTCTGATACACTTTCTCATCATAactccagctccaggctgctgcagtaaGGCTGTATTTATGGAGTCTAGCTTTTGTCAGCTGAGGCACACAACTAAAGCTCTGCGTATTTGCTTAGGTCTTCAACGCGTGACATCCCTGAAGGAAATGAATGCTCTGCTAGTGCTTGGTAAAACATCACTGCTGTCCTCTAGAACACAACAAGGGCAGAGAGAATGTAACCAAGATGATCTCAGCACATGAGGAATGTAAATGTGTTATTCTATGGACAGTGCTTGCTCTGTAGGAAGGAAATGCTCAGTAAAAGCTGTGTTGTTTAGCTACGCTGGAGGAGACAAGGAAGGGGAAAACATTGCAATATTGCCCCCATGCTCTTTCAGCCCATGCTGTGGCTAAAAAACATACTGTTCTTTGGATTTATAATGCTCTGGCAAACAACATTTTGCCCTGCAAgtaattttttattattttatttcccaGATTCTTCAGGCATTTATATTTGCTTTTCAGTGCCACAAAGTATTGAGTACATGCTGTAAACAATGGCTTCAAGTAAACGTGTCTGTAACGGCTAGAAAGAGTTCAATCTGTCCATGGAAATGTTATGGTATAAAACAGCTGCATGGAAGGAAACAGTTCTAGCTCAAATTCAGATGAACAATGGCCCTTAGGCTTAGAAAGCAAGTGTAGGCAATGCTACATAAGAGTGATACTAAAATTCTCACATGCTCTTTCTCAGCCTGAGCTCCTGCTTGAACATAAGCTAAGTCATGAAATGACTTCTCAGGTCCTGTCAGCTCCAGCACTACAAGGGACCTCAGTGCATACACTGATGAGGGGCCTTCATTCTTCAAAACCATTACACATGCTGGGTACACTTTAAGAAACACTTAGGCATCAAGTGCCTTACATTGACCTCCTCTGAGACTTTGCTGACTTAATTATTTGGGGAAAACCTTTGCAAAATAAATAGAGATAAGCTCTGGCAAacctccagccctggagggtgatgaATAGCTAACCCTGCAGTCATtactgctcctctctgcctggctctggctgTGTGAGCCTACTGCAGAGGACCACTACTGCTTGATCCTGAAGCAGGGATCAGATTTGCTGCCTCATTTAGGGGCAGGTCTAACTAAGgctcttaaaaaaaatcaagggaACTTGGCTCAAGATACCGAATTTGGATTGCGATCTGCAGGTGCTGCCAAGGGTGTTCACCAGCTTAGTGAGCTCAGCCTGGCCCAGTCAGGCCCTatgacagcaatgagctcaggtccagctcaGCCCTTCCAGGCTTTGCAGAAAATTGTTGGCTACATCAGCAGCTTCTTCCATGAGCTCTCAGagggagtcaccagccctggtgaTAAGTAAACAAGTTTGAGGAGCTTGATGGTATTCTCAACAAACTACATTTCTTGTTCTGTGCATGGCCACATCTTCATATGGAAGAGAAATGACACAAATACAGTGGGGCAGATGCAGCATTGCTTCCACGTGTGTCATCCAGGCGAACCAAAGGAGACTGTGTGTGCACTCAAGACTCCCGAGTGCTgtgaaagcagaggaaatgcaGACAGCTGGCAGCGCACAATTTATCCAGGTAGCTAGTCTACAGcatgctcagtgctgcttttcAACCATGCTTTTGCAGGTTCAACTGAGGGGAAAAACAGTTCCCAGAGAAAACCCCTCAGATTGTGATATTTATTGGATATGACTCTGAGAGCAATCACAGCCTCTTGCCTGACCCTGTGCCATGGCAGGTGAAATGCTCTCTGCACCAGGCAAGGCTGGAGAGTCACTCACCCTGAGCAGTCATCAGCAAAACACCACTTCTGTTTCGTGTCAGTCACAAAGTGActcacagcctggccccagctctcagctctgccaggcttGACCTACTTTGTCTGAAAGTTTCTTTGCTCACCATCAACCTGTTTGCTCCTATGGTAATTACCTCCTCTTGCTGCCAGTAACATGTCCTTACCTCTGGAAAATTGGTCATGTTCACTATAATGAGCTGCGGTGACTTCTGCGAGATCTGGCCCAGCTGGTTCAGTGGAAACTTCCCCTCTTGTGTCATCACGATTATGTGATCAAGGGCCCCTCAAAAGAACCAAACACAGGGGAATTTCAGTACCACAAAGCAGTGCGCAGCAATGCTGAAGAAAAATGCCTATGCAGTGTCCCACTTCCCTTCTGGTACACCAAATAGAGATGTTACAAAAGAAGTAAACCCATGTTTATTCAGACTTCAGGTGCTGTTTGTGCTCAGGCATCTCCTGTGGTATTTGCAAACTAAATATTTCAATCTTACTCTAAAGCACAAAACCCATGAAAACAAAACCTGTTTGTTTTTGTTACTGGAATAGGGAAACAAAGCAGGATTGGGAAGAATTCAAAGGAAATCATTATTTTCTAATTCTTAGAGCTTAAAGAAAGCCAAAATGTTGCTATAAAAATCAAGATAACTGTTGTCTTTAACTTGGCAGTGTTCTcttaaatccttttttttttgtccccccAGGTCCCAAGAGGAGGTGTTGTACTCTGCCTAGTTCAAAGTATTTGGTTTCTCCCTGAGCTACTCTTAATCTGCTCTCTGGTTTCTGCTGCAAACTGTTAACAGGCCAAAAGGCATGTGGGACAAGAGGTACTTTATcagtgcaattaaaaaaaatacccaTGGTTAAAATAAATAGTTAAGAGACTGAGCTGTGCTTTCCAGCTCCATTAAAGACTGAAGTGCCCCTGCCAGAtctgtggtggtgaatgatTCAAATTTGGCCATTGTTTAATGTTAAATTTTATCCCTGAAACCTGACATGGCTCAGAAATACATATGTTCAGAGTGTTATAGTAACTGTAGCTTAGTCAAATATATTCACATTTCTTCTTAAAACACAGGATTCAGTAAGTGAGCAAGGCTTGTAAAGGTCACTAACCAcaaagatgcagcagcagcagaaaaaaaagtttgtaTATGCCAGACACCAGCCTGATGGCAATTTCCAAAAGGCTAATTTAATGGCAATTGGATTTTTCCTGCCCTACTGCACCATTAGCTGACAACCTGCTTCTTCATCACATCTGCAAACAGTTCAGTTAGACACTTTTGACATCTCCCACTTACAAAAGCTATTTCCAGGAAGCTATTAACAAAAATGGATTCTTCCTGGTCAAGCTCAGGGTGAAGGAAGGCATGAGTTGGGGATGTCAAAGTTATAGGAATTGGGTGCTCAGTGAATAAATcaattttaaatatatatatatatatatatttaataagaGATCTGTATTCCCAGGACTGCTATCTTTATTTACAGGCAACAGAGCAGTGTACAAGAACATTACCAACCTGGTGAAGTTCTAACACAGTGTACAAGAACATTACCAACCTGGTGAAGTTCTAACACTGAGGTTTCTGCTGAAATCTTCTTTCagagcttccaccactgcctgcaTATCTTCATTAGTTTCCTCCAAATTGATAATATCCTCAACTAGGGCAGCACTGATATTCACTTTGGCTTGACTCTGCCCTTTACCTTTAGCTGGAGATTACATGGAAAACTGATTTATATTTCTGACAACAGGCAGTTGTTGTATTAGAAAGTACAAAGAAGTTATTAACCCCTCCGTTGAGTCTAAGATGAACCAAAGTCACTGTATTTTCTAATGAATAAACAGTCCAGCACTCAAGCACAGAAGCCAAAACATATTTGCAGGTCATACTGTGTGTGCTGACCCCAGCCTGGACTGTGCAACTGGTACCAACAGCCCCAGATAATACCTTTCCCATGGGAAGGGTTAAAAATTCCCGGGCACTGTAACACCATTAGGCAAAATAGCTCTTCCAGAGCTGTGTCCTGCCTAAGGCAGGGCGATACCAGGACATGAGATAAAAGGGATAAAAGAATTTTTGGCAGCATACAGAGGGGTTAAGAATACCAAGAAATGGGCTGCCACTGTTACCTTTTTTGGTTGCTAGCTGTCTGGTGAGCAGCACCTCATGgacacactgcctgcagccatccaggagcagggctgagcagcctgcaggagcctGTGGCAGCCCTCGTGTCACAGCAAATGAAGAACGATAAAGCAGCGGTGGCAGAAGACGGAAACACCGTAGTGCCACAGCCATCCTTTACAGCTCCTCTCTACCTCACCTGGAAAAGACAAAAGGCAGGTGGTCCACTCAGCACGTTACAAGGAAACAGATCCCGGTGTTAGCTGTACCTATCAATGCAAAACGACAGTTCATCAGCGTGGGCAACGGGTCTGGGCATACTGCGGTGACCAAGGGAAGCGGGCTCGGTAGCAGCCAGCCTGTACCCCTGTACCTGTATTATATCTGTGTGGCCTTTGCACACCTGTCCAGAGGGACACAGCACTGTGGTGCAAAACTCGTGTTTGTCAAAATACCTGATATTTGCACGTCATCGGAGCAGAAACTTTCATTTCTGTCACATGAGGTTGAGGTCCCAACCTCCCCAGTACCCCTCGTGTTTATAGGGTTTATTTCTGTCTGGGCCACTCGAGGCTCCGACTTGTTACTGCAGCTGCGGCGCCGCTATGCTCACGGCTGCAGAAAGACAGGCGGAAAGCTCGGTTCCATCAGCCGAGCGCACGGAGGCTGACTGCCGTGGGGGCGGGGAAGCTGCCACTGCCGGGATCGGCCTTGCCCTGCTCCCCGCCGCTCCGAGAGATGGCCCCAGGGACACCCACACTCGGTGCTCGGTTACAAGGGACACTCGCCCCCTGCTCCCCAAGCTCGGCGGGAGGACCCCGCCGCGACCTCGGGCGCTggagtgctgccagctcctcccgCCCCGGGCACTGTGCCCGCCCCGAGCCCCGCCCCGGAACAAGACTCCGCCCTTCGCTGGCCCcgcccctcagcttcctctagCCCCTCCGGCGGCGCTGGCCTGTCCCGGCCCCGCCCGCCTCGGCCTGCCGGCTCTCTCCCGGTGCTCCACGGAGAGAGGGGCTGCTCCGCCCGCCAGGCCGCGCCGGGCCGTGTCGTGCACCGGGGGGCAGTGAAGGGGAGGGGGCGGCAGGTACCTGCGCCCTCGCTTACCCGAGCGCAGCCCCGAGCGCTTCTGCAGCGTCATCAGCCCGCGCCACGCCGTTACGTCACAACGCGGCGCCAAGGGCGGGGCGAGGCCTGCGCGACGAGGGAGCGGCCGCGGCCTGCGGGTCCCGCGGTGTCATGGTGAGTGTGGCCTCGGCCCGGCcagcccttcccctgccccagaCCTCTACCTCTGCCCGCTCTCATTggtgccctctgcagagccatggAGCCGGGGCGCCAGACGCTGCCGCTGGAGAACGCCTCCATCTTGTCCGAGGGCGCGCTGCAGGACGGGCACCGGCTCTGGATCGGTAACCTCGACCCCAAGATCACCGAGTGAGTGACGTtgtgcacagcactgcacctCCCGCTGCTCCCCGGTATTCTTACCAGCTGCcccacctgccctgctcccccccGCGACGCCTCCTTCCTCCCGTCACCCCCCTCCAGCAGCGGTACCGCCCTACCAGTGCTGTTACTCCCATCCCTGGGCCGTGCTCCTCCTgcatcagcagctcagcacagctggacAAGGCTTCATCTCCCTTCCCTAGTGCTTGCCCCTGCCAGACCTTGTTCTACCCTGACACTAGCAGTCCCCAGAGCCCCAGTGTTACGTCCCAGCGTTAGGTCCTAGTGTTTGCCATGCTCCAGTCCTTGACGCTGGGGGGTCTGCAGGGTGTTGAACGCGGGACAGTTTGGGGATGGTTGCCCACTCCAGCAAATTTGCCATCTGGTCTCAACTCCAGTAGCACTGAGTGAGAAGCCTCTTGtctgccaggtgctgctgcctggcagtagGTGGCATGAGGGATAGGGGGTGTGTGATGGTGGGGTGGTGCTGTATGTGTGGGGTGTATATGTGGTGTGCCCTGAGGACTGTGCTGGCCCCACAGAGGCTGGGGACTCAGAGACAGGCACCTAACTACAGAGATTGGGAACAGTCTCGTTTTGTAGACTATAGAATTGTTAGAATTTCAGGCTCAAAACTTTCAGGATGAGCAGgagctttgttttgttgtttgtgtggTGTTAGCAGTGGCACGTAGGTTAAACAGAGGAGAGTTACTCACTTGAGTAAACGTGTAGTAATGAGGCAGGGCTTGGtgtggctgcctgcctgtggtggaTAAGTGCAAAAATGAAACGTGTGTATTGGTGTTTCTTGTTTTCTCCAGACTACCTTCTGAGCAAACATAATAAGCGAACTAAATTGTGGAGGAAACATGCCTTGCAGTCCAGTATTGGATAATGTGTTGAGAAACCAATAGGTTCTATAAAAAGCCACAAATAAAACCAGTTTAGGGATTATACACATGCAAAAAACAAGCATGTTTTGATTTAACTACTGGATATGTCATGGCATAcattttcttcctgctgctttttgtgtgtatgtgcagGTACTAGGTTTTTGTTCTGAATGTGGCTCATCTTAACTGCAGTTTTCTAATAGCCTCTAAATGGAATCATTAATGCATTATGCTTTTCAGCCATTCAGCTTTAGGTGGTTTCTGCATCAATTACTGTTTTTATCCCACAGATATGTTACTCTGGTTTGTCCATATTCACTGACCATGTGAAATTAGATGCAAGAGTTCTTAAGAGTGTTGTTTGCAGGGTCCTTAAAGATTCAGGACAGTGGGTTGGTGTGAGGACAGGAGGAGTTGGTGTTTGTGAAGGCATGAGTTCCTCCACTTCCTTGGGTGGCTGCTAGTGGTGTTTTTGAAGACCCTTTCAGTCTAGGTTCTCTGAATCTAAGTCATACAAATAATAGCTTTATAGGGCAAAATGTACTTTTCATAGCATGAGTGAAATGAGTTTTATAGGCTTCAGTCAGTTCCTTGCATGGGCAGGCTCTTCCTATTCCAATAATCTATTGCAGCAGCATGAATTCACCAGCTGATATGTGGGACTTGGGTAGCAGGGCAGCCTTGCTGTTGGGGACTCTGTCTAGAGCACTGTCACAGCTGCAGACAAGGAGCTTCATTCTCCAGCATTATCAAAGCCAGAGTGCTTCCTGCTATTAAGTGTTTAAAGCTTGCCTAGGGATGACAGTGCTTGTTGCTTGCTTCAGGCTTTATAATTCTGTGTCTTGCTTTATGTTTTGCTTTGAAGATGGCTGTTCTCTCCTGCAAATCACACTGCAATCTCCATTTCCTTGTGAATGAATAAGAGAGGAGGAAACTTTCTTTTAAGACTTTCTCAGTATAGAGACAGAATGTGGTTCTGTGTCAGGTCAGTAAGGTTCTGTAAATCATCTTGactccctcctttctttccctgagAGCTTGCATCACTGCTCATAGTTGCTCATGTGAGTGATCCCTGTTGACATTAATAATGACATGACTAAAGCCATACACCTGGAAACAGAAACACCTGTTTCTTTGTTAGCTGCTTTATTCTGATTTTTAAACGGCTGCCTCTGCAATCTCTGGTGGAGATAATGTGTGAGATGTAGACAAAGAGTAAAGAATTGTTGGTAAGGTTAATAACTGGTTGTAGCTTTCTTGAGCAGAAATGAGTTCAGAAAGTCTTGAATTAATCAAAGACTTCCCTTTGGAGAGCAGCCTATAGCTGCAATCAAGTGCTGGGGTGTTAATGGGTAATGTACGCCTTGGAGCACAAGCTGCAGCGATAGGAATTTATAGATGTAGGGCTGCCTGCAAGTTGATGACTTAAGAGGTTATTGCGCATGCTGGGTAACTGTGGCTCAAATGGGAGTCCTGAACATACCTTATGAACTGAGGTATGGTGTCTTCTGGTGAGGCATTCCTCCTTAGCAGTAGTTTGTTTGGATGACCCCTTGTATCTGGCATCCTTAGAAGGACTGTGGAAGTGTTGGGAGTCTGAGTGTGTTCCTAGCAGCTGAAAGTGAGTTGGCACCACAGTTGTTTGTGGCACAGGACAGTGTTCACCGGGCACTTCTGATGCTAACTGATCCCTACCACAGCAGTGCGTGAGATGAGCAGCAGATGATTGGCTCTGCATGTGGTGTCACTGAGTAAGGGAGCTTTGGAGTCCCTCTATCagcatgagcagagcctggtgcaTCATTTGTCTTCCAGTGCAGTTGGGCAGGACATGTGCTGTGGCACAACAGTTTGTTCACATCACCTCTGAACgctcctgtgctggggagaaAAACTAATCCTTTagttgtcacagaatcacagaaacatgcaggtgggaaaagaccctcagaatCTCCAATCACTATCCCTGCTTTACAAggttcactctaaaccatatccccaagcaccacatccaaaggatTTAAAagcatccagggttggtgactccaccagctccctgggcagcacattctgtgaaaaaaagcTTCCTCGtgcccagtctaaatctacccaatTGCAGCTTGAGggtcttgttctatcactaattacctgtgagaagagaccacccgcagcctctccacaatgttgtagacagcagtgaggtctcacctcaacctcctctttttcaaactaaacagccccatcttttcagttgctcttcatcagATGTGTTCTCCAGGCCTGTCACCAGCTTCATAGCCTCTTCTGCACTTGTCACCCATGTGGCAAACAGGGTagggctgcctcctctgcacatctgcttgtaaagccttctgcagcttttcaacATTATGGACAGGCAAAAATTTcctttgcagctctgcacaaTTTCCTTTGCAGCTCTACAGTTAGAGATGTGTTTTATCAGTTACACATACTGGTTTCCAGTAGCCTGTGAATGTCCATTCATTTTCTACGGGTATGAAATCTGGGTGTTCAACTTCCCTGGCTGTTCTGCCACTTGTCTGCAATCCCATCTTGATGAGTCTCACCTAGAAAACAATGTGTGCAGGAGTTGTTGTTACAGACTCCTACTGACTCCCAGTGGGGCAGAATTCTTCGCAATAGATTTTGCATGTGGCCCGGTCCCTTAGCGGCATCCTTGGGACAGCATTGTTCAGAGGAAGCCTTGCCTGCGTTTGAATAGCGCTcggagtgccaggaggaagagtggaggaaaaggaaatgggGGAGCTGCTGGTTTGTCTCGCATTCACATCAGATGACAGGAAGTGGAAATGGAGGTTGGCTGCGGTGATCTGCGCAGCACGGTGGGGCCACATCTGTGTGAATAGCTCCCAAGCTCTGGCTAGCCCCAGGCGTTGCCATAGTAAAGCTTTTTACGTGTTCtcactttgggttttttcccgaGGCTTTGGGGTTTCCGTGACAGGTCTTCCTTCAGTACTGAAGtcctcttggcttggagagcTACTTGCAAAGTTACTGTTAATGCCCTCACTGTAACAAATCTTAATCACAGCCTGAAAGGTTTTACCATGCCAGACTTTGGTTCTGAGTTCTTCCATGGAGAGTGGGTGACCACCAGCTGTCAAAATTGCATGGGTGGTTGGACAGTGGCATTTGCATCATGTATGGTCTAAATAGTCTGATAAAACAGATGGTGTAGGTTGCTTTTAGGCTCTTGTTTTAAAGGAGCAACTACTACTTCGCTGCCCAGAAAGTATTATGTGAATGCAGAGATTCTCAGAAAACAGACCCACAAAGATTCCTttgagcagggcagctgcagaggtttgTTGCTCCTAATAGAATGCAGTCATCATTGCCTTTCCACTACCTCTGTAACTGCCAGCAGGGGTGCAGCATTTTGGTGGCAAGGACTTCACGTTCATAGTGTTAAAATTGCAAGTGTTTTTTGCAGCAGTATATTTACAGAAACAGACCTGGGGTGAGTTTACATATTTTGGAGGCTTTGGAAGTTCAGTCTGTGGGCTTTTGCGTGCATCATGTATCTCCACAGACAGGGTTTTGCCTGTGTGTCTGTGACCTGCCTGTGGCTAGGTTGAGGTGCAGTGGTGAAACTTGGATACTGTGTAACCAGCTCCCTTATTCCCTCCCTGTTCTTGCTCTTCTATGTCCTTTTGccttctgagcagagcctga is drawn from Pogoniulus pusillus isolate bPogPus1 chromosome 35, bPogPus1.pri, whole genome shotgun sequence and contains these coding sequences:
- the MRRF gene encoding ribosome-recycling factor, mitochondrial translates to MAVALRCFRLLPPLLYRSSFAVTRGLPQAPAGCSALLLDGCRQCVHEVLLTRQLATKKAKGKGQSQAKVNISAALVEDIINLEETNEDMQAVVEALKEDFSRNLSVRTSPGALDHIIVMTQEGKFPLNQLGQISQKSPQLIIVNMTNFPESTAAAMKAIRDSGMNLNPEMDGTIIRVPIPKVTREHRESLAKLAKQSTNKSKEALRKVRSKSINQVKKFKSKVSEDTIWLLEKQIQQMADSTAAEMDKLLAAKTKELLG